One window of Lytechinus variegatus isolate NC3 chromosome 2, Lvar_3.0, whole genome shotgun sequence genomic DNA carries:
- the LOC121407484 gene encoding ankyrin repeat domain-containing protein SOWAHB-like isoform X5 — translation MADAEEEFSADGVQKFLVANGGKATNVEVVGHFAKYLNDPEFKVLNRQKFKDFINEVATVKTEKGEKLLVLKNEYFYREWIEPKHVIIRSAQSQAPKPSWPPPAPEQPMETETQPVAPTRRKKKSHDHSSAQNGSSGSGRSSPKPKGSGSPRPTISAPIYTGPVDQHSVVSTKAGEKVIEELSQIEGVKDALDKFEQESRLQAASPPRQSAVSPPPSSSTTTITATASSAPDDDLPKPEAVHPPPVEIQVTDEDRKDENPVAMEITEKTEPSKEPTPPPSSMPLAPPVSQAVSEMQKPDGSPSVQRARKLFEREAEKEAASAAQLTPKLGGNRTPKLSKKLVQNGVSPAHHHDEEEHNLVGSLEPLERQWMMESAKGNVPALMGLLEQEPGLATKKVCSF, via the exons ATGGCGGACGCGGAAGAGGAATTCTCGGCAGATGGGGTTCAAAAGTTCTTGGTAGCAAATGGTGGGAAGGCTACAAATGTGGAAGTTGTTGGCCACTTTGCGAAGTACTTAAATGATCCAGAATTCAAAG TTCTGAATAGACAGAAATTCAAAGATTTCATCAATGAAGTGGCAACAGTCAAGACAGAAAAG ggcGAAAAGCTCTTGGTCCTAAAGAATGAATACTTCTATCGAGAATGGATAGAACCCAAACATGTCATCATCCGGTCTGCACAGTCGCAAGCTCCCAAACCGTCATGGCCGCCACCGGCTCCGGAACAACCCATGGAGACAGAGACCCAACCTGTAGCACCCaccagaagaaaaaagaagtcACATGATCACAGTTCGGCTCAGAATGGATCGTCAGGGAGTGGAAGGAGTAGTCCAAAGCCCAAAGGATCAGGTAGTCCTAGACCTACCATTTCAGCACCTATCTATACGGGACCAGTTGACCAACATTCTGTTGTTAGT ACTAAAGCTGGAGAGAAGGTGATAGAAGAACTGAGTCAGATTGAAGGAGTTAAGGATGCTCTGGATAAATTTGAGCAGGAGTCCCGGTTACAAGCCGCCAGTCCTCCTAGACAGTCTGCTGTCTCCCCTCCCCCGTCCTcatccaccaccaccatcactgcCACTGCCTCTTCTGCTCCTGATGATGATCTTCCCAAGCCTGAGGCGGTACATCCACCTCCGGTAGAAATACAG GTTACTGATGAAGATAGGAAAGACGAGAATCCTGTGGCCATGGAGATTACTGAGAAGACAGAACCTTCCAAGGAGCCGACACCCCCTCCTTCTTCCATGCCTCTTGCTCCACCTGTCTCACAAGCAGTCTCAGAAATGCAG AAACCAGATGGTTCTCCTAGCGTTCAAAGGGCAAGAAAGCTTTTTGAGAGAGAAGCAGAAAAAGAAGCAGCCTCAGCGGCTCAACTAACCCCAAAGCTTGGGGGCAACCGCACACCCAAGTTATCAAAG AAACTTGTTCAAAACGGTGTATCTCCCGCTCATCACCATGATGAAGAAGAACATAACTTAGTCGGATCA